From Solidesulfovibrio carbinoliphilus subsp. oakridgensis, the proteins below share one genomic window:
- a CDS encoding pyridine nucleotide-disulfide oxidoreductase/dicluster-binding protein: MNQQDLRTIEHRCIQEEQPKCQAACPIHVDVRAFMARMATGDLPGARKVLDRTMPLPAVLGRICDHPCEAACVRQDLGGSLAMGHLERACVMATPSGGKPLCMPAKGKSVAALGGDLSSLSLAWDLAKKGYAVTLFVSRDRAGGILTELPEALLPPAVLAETLAVLAQMGVTVKTGQPLDAALFEAVQKDFNAVYVECARDNVLSPSRADVDPLTLACGPAGVFCGGWPADDASRSMIGLVADGRRAAVSIDRFLSGATLTASREKEGVTDTRISTNLTDVPPASRIDPQDPIAGYTPDAARLEAGRCLQCDCLECVKVCEYLKHYKGYPKVYARQIYNNLSIVLGNHNANQMIDSCTLCGLCTEVCPEDFSMAELCLDSRRDMVNRGKMPPAAHEFALEDMAFSNGPDFALLRAEPGRETCDHLFFPGCQLGGEPDGRIPEAYAFLRERLSGGVGLGLGCCGAPALWAGRQALFEETVAAFQADWEKLGRPRLVTACASCLSVFRQAAPDIPAVSLWQVLNEETGLPEAPGFTPPAAVAVHDSCTSRHDAATQAAIREILAKRGVAFAELPLSGRLTECCGFGGLLGNANPELAAAFTKRRVSESGQDYLATCAMCRDRFSHAGKRAYHLLDLLFPGRDAADPATRPDPGFSMRHETRARLRRELLRTVWNEAVDEKAPVGPDFTVTPEVRAVMEARHILDDDVKRVLAHAESTGRKFLNRENGRFLASFTPHRVTYWVEYALEGGTARVFAAYSHRMTVAGVGK, from the coding sequence ATGAATCAACAGGACCTGCGGACCATCGAGCACCGCTGCATCCAGGAAGAACAGCCCAAATGCCAGGCCGCCTGCCCCATCCACGTGGATGTGCGGGCATTCATGGCCAGGATGGCCACCGGCGACCTGCCTGGCGCGCGCAAGGTCCTCGACCGCACCATGCCCCTGCCGGCCGTGCTCGGCCGCATCTGCGACCACCCCTGCGAAGCGGCCTGCGTCCGCCAGGACCTCGGCGGCTCCCTCGCCATGGGGCACCTGGAACGGGCCTGCGTCATGGCCACCCCCTCCGGCGGCAAACCGCTTTGCATGCCGGCCAAAGGCAAATCCGTGGCCGCCCTCGGCGGCGACCTGTCCTCCCTGTCCCTGGCCTGGGACCTGGCCAAGAAGGGCTACGCCGTCACGTTGTTCGTCTCCCGCGACCGGGCCGGCGGCATCCTGACCGAACTGCCCGAAGCCCTGCTCCCCCCGGCCGTCCTGGCCGAAACCCTGGCCGTGCTCGCCCAGATGGGCGTTACCGTCAAAACCGGCCAGCCCCTGGACGCCGCCCTTTTCGAGGCGGTCCAGAAAGATTTCAACGCCGTCTACGTGGAATGCGCCCGGGACAACGTCCTGTCGCCCTCCCGCGCCGACGTCGATCCCCTGACCCTGGCCTGCGGCCCGGCAGGCGTTTTTTGCGGCGGATGGCCGGCCGACGACGCCAGCCGGTCGATGATCGGCCTCGTCGCCGACGGCCGTCGCGCCGCCGTGTCCATCGACCGCTTCCTCTCCGGCGCAACGCTCACCGCCAGCCGCGAGAAGGAAGGCGTGACCGACACCCGGATCTCCACGAACCTGACCGACGTGCCGCCCGCCTCGCGCATCGACCCCCAAGACCCGATCGCCGGCTACACGCCGGACGCGGCCCGGCTCGAAGCCGGCCGCTGCCTCCAGTGCGACTGCCTGGAGTGCGTCAAGGTCTGCGAATACCTGAAGCACTACAAGGGCTATCCGAAGGTCTACGCCCGCCAGATCTACAACAACCTGTCCATCGTCCTTGGCAACCACAACGCCAACCAGATGATCGACTCGTGCACCCTGTGCGGCCTTTGCACCGAGGTCTGCCCCGAAGACTTCTCCATGGCCGAGCTGTGCCTGGATTCGCGCCGCGACATGGTGAATCGGGGCAAGATGCCGCCAGCGGCCCACGAGTTCGCCCTGGAGGACATGGCCTTTTCCAACGGCCCGGATTTCGCCCTCCTTCGGGCCGAACCCGGCCGGGAAACCTGCGACCACCTCTTTTTCCCGGGCTGCCAGCTCGGCGGCGAACCCGACGGCCGCATCCCCGAGGCTTACGCCTTTTTGCGCGAACGCCTTTCCGGCGGCGTCGGCCTCGGCCTTGGCTGCTGCGGGGCCCCGGCCCTGTGGGCCGGGCGGCAGGCTCTTTTCGAAGAAACCGTGGCCGCCTTCCAGGCGGACTGGGAAAAGCTCGGCCGGCCCCGGCTGGTCACGGCCTGCGCCTCCTGCCTGTCCGTCTTCCGGCAGGCCGCGCCGGACATCCCGGCCGTGTCCCTGTGGCAGGTCCTAAACGAGGAGACCGGGCTGCCCGAAGCCCCCGGCTTCACCCCGCCGGCCGCCGTCGCGGTCCACGATTCCTGCACCTCGCGCCACGACGCCGCCACCCAGGCCGCCATCCGCGAGATCCTGGCCAAGCGCGGCGTGGCTTTCGCCGAACTGCCCCTGTCCGGCCGCCTGACCGAATGCTGCGGCTTCGGGGGACTGCTCGGCAACGCCAACCCGGAACTGGCCGCCGCCTTCACCAAGCGCCGCGTGTCCGAAAGCGGCCAGGACTATCTGGCCACCTGCGCCATGTGCCGCGACCGGTTCTCCCACGCCGGCAAGCGGGCCTACCACCTGCTCGACCTCCTCTTCCCGGGCCGGGACGCGGCCGATCCGGCCACCCGGCCGGACCCCGGCTTTTCCATGCGCCACGAGACCCGGGCCAGGCTTCGCCGGGAGCTTTTGCGCACGGTCTGGAACGAGGCCGTGGACGAGAAGGCCCCGGTGGGACCGGATTTCACGGTCACGCCCGAGGTCCGGGCCGTCATGGAGGCCCGCCACATCCTGGACGACGACGTCAAGCGGGTCCTGGCCCACGCCGAATCCACGGGCCGGAAATTCCTCAATCGCGAGAACGGCCGTTTCCTGGCCAGCTTCACCCCCCACCGGGTCACCTACTGGGT
- a CDS encoding molybdopterin-dependent aldehyde oxidoreductase, producing the protein MQEKILIVNGFERKLIVDPDAFLSDVLREQLHLVGTKVGCGQGQCGACSVIIDGKVTRACITKIRRVADYACITTIEGLGNQANLHPLQTAWVVHGAAQCGFCTPGFIMSAKGLLDENPKPTREQVRDWFQKHKNVCRCTGYIPLVDAVMDAAKVLRGEMTLDINHNMPADGNIFGSRAPRPSGVAKVMGQWAFGDDQKLQLPPNTLHLAIVEARVSHANVKGVDATEALKMPGVHSVITAKDVKGKNRITGLITFPTNKGDGWDRPILCDDKVFQYGDAIALVAADSEKNARAAAEKVKVDLEVLPAYMSAPAAMAEDAIEIHPGTPNTYYEQNHAKGADVAPFFNDAKYEVMGGDYYTQRQPHLPIEPDVGFAYLNEEGKVVIHSKSIGLYLHLYMIAPGLGVEPENLILIQLPTGGTFGYKFSPTMEALVGVAAMATGRPCHLHYNYAQQQYYTGKRSPFWTKGKIAVDKATKKIVASEMEWIVDHGPYSEFGDLLTLRGSQYWMAGYGIPNMRAKGYCVATNHGWGSAFRGYGSPEIMFPSECLMDEMAEKLGMDPLEFRYANVYRPGDTTPTDQVPDSWTLPEMIDILRPKYKEALANAKKNSTATHKKGVGVAIGIYGSGLDGPDSAGADAELNADGSVTIYNTWQDHGQGSDAGTLGFAHETLKPLGLCASKIKLVLNDTGKCPNSGPAGGSRSNVMVGQAIINGCKQLVDAMRKSDGTFRTYDEMVAEGLKTRYNGTWTAPAKDCDANGLGSPFCCYMYGLFLAEVTVELATGKTQVDKMTLVEDIGTINNRQTVDGQNWGGLAQGVGLALSEDFEDIKKHSSLAGAGVPYIKDIPDAMELHYVESPREHGPYGNSGVGEVPLCGPHPAIINAIYNACGVRIRHLPAYPEKVLAGLKALGK; encoded by the coding sequence ATGCAGGAAAAAATCCTCATCGTTAACGGCTTCGAGCGCAAGCTCATCGTCGACCCGGATGCGTTCCTGTCCGACGTGCTGCGCGAGCAACTGCACCTGGTCGGCACCAAGGTCGGCTGCGGCCAGGGCCAGTGCGGCGCCTGCTCGGTCATCATCGACGGCAAGGTCACCCGCGCCTGCATCACCAAGATCCGCCGCGTGGCCGACTACGCCTGCATCACCACCATCGAAGGTCTTGGCAACCAGGCCAACCTGCACCCGCTCCAGACCGCCTGGGTCGTCCACGGCGCGGCCCAGTGCGGCTTTTGCACCCCGGGCTTCATCATGTCCGCCAAGGGCCTTCTGGACGAGAATCCCAAGCCCACCCGCGAGCAGGTCCGCGACTGGTTCCAGAAGCACAAAAACGTGTGCCGTTGCACCGGCTACATCCCGCTGGTCGACGCGGTCATGGACGCGGCCAAGGTCCTGCGCGGCGAAATGACCCTCGACATCAACCACAACATGCCGGCCGACGGGAACATCTTCGGTTCGCGCGCCCCGCGCCCCTCGGGCGTGGCCAAGGTCATGGGCCAATGGGCCTTTGGCGACGACCAGAAGCTCCAGCTGCCGCCCAACACCCTGCACCTGGCCATTGTCGAGGCCCGGGTGTCCCACGCCAACGTCAAGGGCGTGGACGCCACCGAAGCCCTCAAGATGCCGGGCGTGCACAGCGTCATCACGGCCAAGGACGTGAAGGGCAAAAACCGCATCACCGGGCTTATCACCTTCCCCACCAACAAGGGTGACGGCTGGGATCGCCCCATCCTTTGCGACGACAAGGTGTTCCAGTACGGCGACGCCATCGCGCTCGTCGCGGCCGACTCCGAGAAGAACGCCCGCGCCGCCGCCGAAAAGGTGAAGGTCGACCTGGAAGTCCTGCCGGCCTACATGAGCGCCCCGGCGGCCATGGCCGAAGACGCCATCGAGATCCACCCCGGCACGCCCAACACCTACTACGAGCAGAACCACGCCAAGGGCGCCGACGTGGCCCCCTTCTTCAATGACGCCAAGTACGAAGTCATGGGCGGCGACTACTACACCCAGCGCCAGCCGCACCTGCCCATCGAGCCGGACGTCGGCTTTGCCTACTTGAACGAGGAAGGCAAGGTCGTCATCCACTCCAAGTCCATCGGCCTGTACCTGCACCTGTACATGATCGCCCCGGGCCTCGGCGTCGAGCCGGAGAACCTGATCCTGATCCAGCTCCCCACCGGCGGCACCTTCGGCTACAAGTTCAGCCCGACCATGGAAGCCCTGGTCGGCGTCGCGGCCATGGCCACCGGCCGCCCCTGCCACCTGCACTACAACTACGCCCAGCAGCAGTACTACACCGGCAAGCGCTCCCCGTTCTGGACCAAGGGCAAGATCGCCGTCGACAAGGCCACCAAGAAGATCGTGGCTTCCGAGATGGAGTGGATCGTGGACCACGGCCCCTATTCCGAGTTCGGCGACCTCCTGACGCTTCGCGGCTCCCAGTACTGGATGGCCGGCTACGGCATCCCGAACATGCGCGCCAAGGGCTACTGCGTGGCCACCAACCACGGCTGGGGTTCGGCCTTCCGCGGCTACGGTTCGCCGGAGATCATGTTCCCCTCCGAGTGCCTGATGGACGAGATGGCCGAAAAGCTCGGCATGGATCCCCTGGAATTCCGGTATGCGAACGTGTACCGCCCGGGCGACACCACCCCGACCGACCAGGTGCCCGATTCCTGGACCCTGCCCGAGATGATCGACATCCTGCGGCCCAAGTACAAGGAAGCCCTGGCCAACGCCAAAAAGAACTCCACCGCCACCCATAAAAAGGGCGTGGGCGTGGCCATCGGCATCTACGGCTCCGGCCTTGACGGCCCCGACTCCGCCGGCGCCGACGCCGAGCTCAACGCCGACGGCAGCGTCACCATCTACAACACCTGGCAGGACCACGGCCAGGGTTCCGACGCCGGCACCCTGGGCTTTGCCCACGAGACCCTGAAGCCGCTCGGCCTGTGCGCTTCCAAGATCAAGCTGGTCTTAAATGACACGGGCAAGTGCCCGAACTCCGGCCCGGCCGGCGGCTCCCGCTCCAACGTCATGGTCGGCCAGGCCATCATCAACGGCTGCAAGCAGCTCGTCGATGCCATGCGCAAGTCCGACGGCACCTTCCGGACCTACGACGAGATGGTCGCCGAAGGCCTCAAGACCCGCTACAACGGCACCTGGACCGCCCCGGCCAAGGACTGCGACGCCAACGGCCTCGGGTCCCCGTTCTGCTGCTACATGTACGGCCTGTTCCTGGCCGAGGTCACCGTCGAGCTGGCCACCGGCAAGACCCAGGTCGACAAGATGACCCTGGTCGAGGACATCGGCACGATCAACAACCGCCAGACCGTCGACGGCCAGAACTGGGGCGGCTTGGCCCAGGGCGTGGGCCTGGCCCTGTCCGAGGACTTCGAGGACATCAAGAAGCACTCCTCGTTGGCCGGCGCCGGCGTGCCCTACATCAAGGACATCCCGGACGCCATGGAGCTCCACTACGTGGAATCCCCGCGCGAGCACGGCCCCTACGGCAACTCGGGCGTCGGTGAAGTGCCCTTGTGCGGCCCGCACCCGGCCATCATCAACGCCATCTACAACGCCTGCGGCGTGCGCATCCGCCATCTGCCGGCCTACCCCGAGAAGGTGCTTGCCGGCCTCAAAGCCCTTGGCAAATAG
- a CDS encoding molybdopterin-binding protein has translation MRSIPVELAQGMVLCHDITRIVPGECKGPAFRKGHVILPEDIPTLLRLGKEHIYVWDLAEGLVHEDDAAGRIAAAIAGEGVTLTQPCEGRINLLADRRGLLKINVEALDRLNAIEEVTIATVHTDAVVSPGQMLAGTRVVPLVVGKDRLERVEAVVAETGPIVSVQVFRPLRVGVVTTGGEVYHGRIKDKFGPVLRRKFDDLGCTVVRQVIVPDDRDMTVRAIRQLMGEGAEMIAVTGGMSVDPDDLSPSSIRAAGGEVVTYGSPTFPGAMFMLAYIGEVPVVGLPGCVMYHKASIFDLTVPRLVAGERLTRTDIVRLGHGGLCAMCPECRYPLCGFGKN, from the coding sequence ATGCGCAGCATTCCCGTTGAACTGGCCCAGGGAATGGTCCTTTGCCACGACATCACCCGCATCGTGCCGGGCGAGTGCAAGGGGCCGGCCTTCCGCAAGGGCCACGTCATCCTGCCCGAGGACATCCCGACCCTGCTGCGTCTGGGCAAGGAACACATCTACGTCTGGGATCTGGCCGAAGGGCTCGTCCACGAGGACGACGCGGCCGGACGGATCGCGGCGGCCATCGCCGGGGAGGGCGTCACCCTGACCCAGCCCTGCGAGGGCCGCATCAACCTGCTGGCCGACCGGCGGGGGCTTTTGAAGATCAACGTCGAGGCCCTCGATCGCCTCAATGCCATCGAGGAAGTGACCATCGCCACGGTCCACACCGACGCGGTCGTCTCCCCGGGCCAGATGCTGGCCGGCACCCGGGTGGTGCCGCTGGTGGTCGGCAAGGACCGGCTGGAGCGGGTCGAGGCCGTGGTGGCCGAGACCGGCCCCATCGTTTCGGTCCAGGTCTTCCGGCCCCTTCGGGTCGGCGTGGTCACCACCGGCGGCGAGGTCTACCACGGCCGGATCAAGGACAAGTTCGGCCCGGTCCTGCGGCGCAAGTTCGACGACCTCGGCTGCACCGTGGTGCGCCAGGTCATCGTGCCCGACGACCGGGACATGACCGTGCGGGCCATCCGCCAGCTTATGGGCGAGGGCGCGGAAATGATCGCGGTCACCGGCGGCATGTCGGTCGATCCCGACGACCTGTCCCCCTCCTCCATCCGGGCGGCCGGCGGCGAGGTCGTCACCTACGGCTCGCCCACCTTCCCCGGGGCCATGTTCATGCTGGCCTACATCGGGGAGGTGCCGGTGGTCGGGCTCCCCGGCTGCGTCATGTACCACAAGGCCAGCATTTTCGACCTGACCGTACCGCGTCTGGTGGCCGGCGAACGGCTCACCCGGACCGACATCGTACGGCTCGGGCACGGCGGCCTGTGCGCCATGTGCCCGGAATGCCGCTACCCGTTGTGCGGGTTCGGCAAGAACTGA
- a CDS encoding sigma-54-dependent transcriptional regulator — translation MNNPYCVLVVDDEPSIGKLMLKEFTTPARTIHVAGSAKEARELLAKNEYEVAVLDIRLPDANGIDLMVEFRQRQEDLETILVTGHGAIDTAVEAMKLGAFDYVTKPFNLAELELLIERAYQRTFLRRENRRLRHFQGQTPPVKLVGNSPAIKQVRYLIEKVAPTEVPVLITGESGAGKEVAAHLIQSLSKRADKPFFIKNCATLQKELARSELFGHLRGSFTGAVENSEGFMSFANKGTLFLDEIGELPIEVQAALLRVLENKTYRRVGEKEERRADIRLVFATNRELTREVAEGRFHEALFHRINVFNIEMPSLRERREDIPLLVEFFLSRLTAGQAPYRISDRAMKCLTGYDWPGNVRELRNVMERSIILSENNLITEHALPREFLEPARAEEDILTLEAKEKEHIAKVLNFYDNNRSLAAEALGICRKTLYRKIRQYNLF, via the coding sequence GTGAATAATCCCTATTGCGTCCTCGTCGTCGACGACGAACCTTCCATCGGCAAGCTCATGCTCAAGGAGTTTACGACTCCGGCCCGCACCATCCACGTGGCCGGCTCGGCCAAGGAGGCCCGGGAGCTTTTGGCCAAAAACGAATACGAGGTGGCGGTCCTCGACATCCGGCTCCCCGACGCCAACGGCATCGACCTGATGGTGGAGTTCCGGCAGCGCCAGGAGGACCTGGAAACCATCCTCGTCACCGGGCACGGGGCCATCGACACGGCGGTCGAGGCCATGAAGCTCGGGGCCTTCGACTACGTGACCAAGCCCTTCAACTTGGCCGAGCTGGAGCTTCTCATCGAACGGGCCTACCAGCGGACCTTTCTGCGCCGGGAAAACAGGCGCCTGCGCCACTTCCAGGGCCAGACTCCGCCGGTCAAGCTGGTCGGCAACTCCCCGGCCATCAAGCAGGTCCGCTACCTCATCGAGAAGGTGGCCCCGACCGAGGTGCCGGTCCTTATCACCGGCGAGTCCGGGGCCGGCAAGGAGGTGGCCGCCCACCTCATCCAGTCGCTCTCGAAACGGGCGGACAAGCCGTTTTTCATCAAGAACTGCGCGACGCTGCAAAAGGAGCTGGCCCGCAGCGAACTGTTCGGCCACCTGCGCGGCTCGTTCACCGGCGCGGTGGAAAACTCCGAGGGCTTCATGTCCTTTGCCAACAAGGGCACGCTTTTTCTGGACGAGATCGGGGAACTGCCCATCGAGGTCCAGGCGGCCTTGCTCCGGGTCCTGGAAAACAAGACCTACCGCCGGGTGGGCGAGAAGGAGGAACGCCGGGCCGACATCCGGCTGGTCTTCGCCACCAACCGCGAACTGACCCGGGAAGTGGCCGAGGGCCGTTTCCACGAGGCGCTTTTCCACCGCATCAACGTCTTCAACATCGAGATGCCGTCCCTTCGCGAACGGCGCGAGGACATCCCGCTCCTGGTGGAATTTTTCCTCTCGCGCCTGACGGCCGGCCAGGCCCCGTACCGGATTTCCGACCGGGCCATGAAGTGCCTGACCGGCTACGACTGGCCGGGCAACGTGCGCGAGCTGCGAAACGTCATGGAGCGCTCGATCATCCTGTCGGAAAACAACCTCATCACCGAACACGCCCTGCCGCGCGAGTTCCTGGAGCCGGCCAGGGCCGAGGAAGACATCCTGACCCTCGAAGCCAAGGAGAAGGAGCACATCGCCAAGGTGCTCAACTTCTACGACAACAACCGGTCCCTGGCCGCCGAGGCCCTGGGCATCTGCCGCAAGACGCTCTACCGCAAGATCCGCCAGTACAACCTGTTCTAG